The Magnolia sinica isolate HGM2019 chromosome 9, MsV1, whole genome shotgun sequence sequence CGGCAAGCAGCAtcgatatcaaaataactgagtcactgagttgattcaatccgagttgagtcgagctcaggcaagctcaaactcagcttgaaatttttttcgagctccaaaaatcagctcaactcggtccgAACCCAATTTTGAGCcgaggcgagtcgagctttttcgggtcgagtcgagcgagctgaccgagctaacctgactcatgtacaactctaatcaCAAGAGAATTAAGCTATTTTCAAGAGTAGAGAAATTTTAGGTATTAATGCTTGACTTGAGCTGTCCATGATGTTGGCCCTCAATCCCTAAGGTTGGTTATGGGTGTACAAAAGTATCAGACAGTCAAGAAAAATTGAGAATGTTCCACATTCAATCTTCATTCATTCCACTGTTTAGAACCTGATGTAGAGTGGGACGCAGACACTTGCAtaaccaagatggatcagagaaggcctgattggaggcaaaagtgatcaggaccatcaaaaccttaaacagtcatatctcgcaaaccggaattagtttttcgacatatcatatgtgattttggggtaggagaagcttctttagccagccaaccctgctatgccgggttgcccatgccagatttgtgagattccatcagattgacggcaagttttaatttgatcataactctttggcttagaaaaaataggagaataacgtggttgtgCCAAATTGGATACTATTTTTTGACgtaaaccatgaagtctagtaggaatcatgaccatctatgaTGATCCCAGCAAGAATTTTCCTAACTTAGAATACGTAAAATAGAAGGAATTGGTAATAATTTACTCCTAAAATTTGTAGTTTAGGCATCTGGTTTATGTGTAGTTGTCATAGTTTCAACCGTTGATAGGTGCATTTTATTTCCAATAAGTAAACACTTGCCTATCTAATTGAATTGGATTTCTAGTGCTCTAGCCCATTTTGGTGTACAGTCTCAATCCAAGCCAATCCAACCACCTGATCATGTCCGGTATTAAAACGTAGGCTGTGGTTGATGCTTGTTGTTTTGGTGGATGGTACCAGTTCAAGGTGATCGGACCAGTCTGGATTTTTGCAAACGATCCCAATCTTCAACAGGACTTGAGTAGGCATATATCATTAATAGCTCCTATACAATTCTCAACTCCAATGTGTTCACTGACTCAATGTAGACTGTCGATAACACAGAAAATAACAGTTGTGATAAGCCTACCTCAACACATGGAAGTTTTTTAGATCATTGGGGACTTACAATTGAGTGTTTGCTTGAGAGATTGCATGAGGTTATTCTTAAAATTGGAGTAATCATTTTGCTGAGTATTGGAAACGATTTCTCAAAAGCCAACTTCATTCATTATAGCTAATGGTCCTCAACAAAATCCCAGCAGCCCCTCCACTTGGAAACTTTACATCTCTGATTGCATACCTATCACTCAGGATACATGAATCTGCCACCGAACCTTCCCAACCAACATGGACAAGACTAAATTGAAGACATTCTACTGTGTGAATCCATGTTGATTTTGAAATGATACTATACTGATCTTCAACTATCACTATAGAAAGAATGTGTATCAGCAATAGCACATGTACACATTTGAAATTCAACATTAATGCATGGTATACTAACCTCAAAGCCCCAGAATTTTGGGTTCTTGAGAACCACCTGAGATCATTGTTATAAATTAATCCTCGAGAACCACCTGAGATCGTTGTTATAATCCATTCAAAATGCATGTCCAAGTATAATAGCCAACGCAACCCAATCACAACCACATGCCTATCTATTTTATATATAGTCATAACCATGCCCttacaaaaacaaaagaagaatccaTCTGAAACAACTAAAAGAAAAAACTACTGTTCCTTTGTTATCATTTCTAGCCATGCAACACGTTCTTCTTTGCCCCACACCATAAACATCTCTCTCAAATTGGCATTTTCAAAGTGACGACTAGCGATGACCCGAGCAAGGGGATTTAGAGGTTCGATCTTCATTAACTCCGTCACACAGTTAGCAATGGAATAAGCACTGGCGGCAGGAGGCTGAGATGTTCTTTGCTCTTTCATGAGCTCAGGTCCAGTGTCTACTTCACATAGCGAATCCGAGATATCACTCCTTACATGCCAAGCTCGGTCTCTTTTGTTGTGAACAGAATGAAATGATCTTAAAGACCGTTTCCTATCCGACTGTGGAGTTCTAACACCCTCTTCAACTTGGGAGATGAAACCGTCATTCACCCCAGTTGGAATATTAGGAGACATCTCCACCTCCTCAGGGGATAGCCCGAAGACTTCAGGAGATGGCTGAGACAAAGCCGGGGATGATGACGTGGATCCTGTATCCAAATTCATAGAAATAGATCTTTGGGATTTGGCAAAGCTTCCTATGTCCCCTGATTCGCCACATATGATGGACATCTGCTCAAATGCAGGGAAGGCTGTTGTCCGGAACTGTGTCGCACTAGGATGACTCTGTTCATTATATATACAATGAGCTAACCACAATAGTCTGTAAATAAGCATATACAACATGACCTTTGCTAGGCCATGCATGTGTGCAATAAAACTCACTTACACACCAAACGTGCTAGCATGGcaggtctgagatccaatccatcccatCAGAACAGcaacactatattgatgccctagcccaagaatttggttgatccactgatcaggtgggccacagtttgcaaaacaaatgtaaatatccgaaaaacttggctgaacttTTCTAACCAATCCACAGGTTTCCAATGTTGGGATCCGAATGCTGATTGGACCAGACTTTTCGGGAAAACATGAACAAagtcggaccaacctgatggatggatcagatctgtcgcttatgtgccagcatggcacaagtGTAGCATGTAAacaagctttattgcacatgcgtgtgtgcttagcaaagctctaaacAACCTATTGGAGCATTACCTGCAAATGATCATCCCATACAGAAGGCTCAGCCACGACTAGCTTGCTACTCTCATCCCATCCAAAGCCACTCAAAGCAAGAAGTCCTTTAACAGATTTGTATATTCCCTTCAGTGAGCTGAAACGCTTCTTCAATTGATTCACATTGTACGTGGAACCATTCCTTCGATTAAATTCGGAAGCAATCATGTTCCAACCAGATGAGTCAAATCCACTAACCGACCTCTTCATGTCCATCATATAATCCACCACAACATTCGCGAAGAGTTTATCGACTGAAGGATTCCACACTGCTCGAGTCGTAGTTGTACCTCCAATGCCACCCCGAGTAGCCATCGACCTAGTTGGACACAAGTTTTGAGAAAGAATCACTAAGGGTCTACAGACTGTTCTTTTGCTTTgttatttttttctaaattagATTCAAGATATACAATAAGAGAGCCAAACATGTATTTTTAACAGAAAAATGATTGTGCAAATGTTTTCACCACAATTACAGTGCAAACAAGTTGtgtggacccaccctaatgtattcATGACATCGACCCTGACATCATGCACGCCCTCCCATGTTTGACCATGGCCTCATAACTCATGCCAATCCATggctcgggtggaccacaccataaggaacaCATGAGTGGGTACGCCCTCCCCATCCCAATTGTTCCTGCTCGCTTGGCCTGCCTCAGTcatggatttgcctgatttttgggcccatggccgaACGAGGGATGGCATGCATGATGGTCAGAGTGGTTTAtcatgaacacatcacaatggggcccacacaacttgtttGCACTataattatagtgaaaatgtttGGACTAGATTTTTAATAACACAATGATACGAAATACATTCAACTATCATCTCATCCACAAGGGACCTCAATAAAACAGATATTTGATTCGATAAGAATGGTTTAGTTAAAGGCATTCGATTTGAAAGCAATGGTTAGTCAGATCAAAACCAAAATCACAAAAATCCTATACAAGTTCTCGAATTCACAATATCCATTTATAATCACCATGTAAATAAGAGGAGCCCATTGGGGCCAATTTCTTGGTTTTCATGCGTGATCTTAGTAATTATGAGAAATCATAAATTGCTCAGGCAGTGAGTTTGTACATTTCATCCTTGTTTTCAATTTGTACAATTCGGCCATGGTCTTGTGATAAAAATTGTTTATAGGATTAGGTGGTTCAGCCCTGGATGACCCATGCGCCAAACATCCCCAACATTGGAATATCCCAGTTATGGAATATTTGGCCCTTTTCCAGTTGAATGTGAGCAGGTGTTGAATTTTCTTtctaagccatccatttattGGATACCCGCTGAAGTTCCATCTGCAAGATTATTGGTGCATGGGCCCTCCAAACTAGAGCTCAtcatattaattaattaaatcactTGACCACAGGGCGCACTTACACAAATTGAAAGCTTGAACAGGAATGTAAAAACATTTGGCTTCAGCACTATATGATTCCCCCCAAAATTCTACACTTTCCATACTCTGATAATAAAAGGACGTACAATTCCTACAAGACAAATGCAAGAAGAACGAATTGTTATAAaacaaatattaataataatagcaataataataatgaagagAAGGGTGTAATTGGTGGAAGAAAACCAGGACCAGTTTATCATCAAAATGGGCTCTCATTCTCCCAAAAAACATTCAGATTTCCTTGTCTCTTCCTTGCATCAAGCCAATTCGCAAAAGATTCAAATCCAATCCCTACTCCCTCAAAATCTTATGttctactctctccctccctccctccctctctctctctatagtaTTCCAAACATCCATACTATCCTCGTCTGAATTCTATCACATTAGAAATGCATTCCATGGTTTTTTCAGATGGAATATTTGGAATTTGGAGGAAACAACTCAAACCAATCAAGCATTTCAAAGGTAAGTGCTTGAAACATGACTCCTTTGAGCTTTCAGTAGTTGTGTTTGGCCTCATTTAGCTGTAATGCTCGTTTTGGgcattttctttttggttctcAGGAGGATTTCTCAATGGTCTTGAGATTTCTGGGTATGAAACAAGGCCTTCATATTCATGTTGAGGGACTAGCTCCAATTAGCAATCATTTTCAAGCTGGATGGTAAAGTAATTGCAATTACGAAGTCTGCTTTCTCATTTTGAATGCTCCTGAAAGTTCTTTACAATAATTTCCTATTGCTTGAACCAACTGCTGAGAAGGGAGATGCCAGGTAGGGTTTGTTTACTTTGGGGAGAAAATGGCTGAGAAGGGAACAGATAATGAAATGCCCGATGAACTAGTTTTGTGATGGTGAGGGAAGAGCTTTTGATAGAGTTACTGGGAACGGATTTAGGGTTTGCAGGATGAGTCATCTTTAAAACATTTTTGGCATAGGTGTCAGCCAAACGCCCACAAATGACTCGGATACATTTTTAGAAGTAAAAATTACCCCAACTCATTTATGAGTGGCAGCCAAACGGGACTTAGTGATTAAGTTGTTGTTTGGTTGTCACTTAAAAATgggctcatctcattttagttgacattttttttttttgaaaggcctagttaacaataattatgtatttGAGATTTTGCGaatgattaaaaataatcttgataacccatTATTCATATAAGcaatgatctctaatacataattacttttAACTAAAGTGAGAtcaaatcatttttaagtggcaaccaaacagggcctaagacCGTTTGGGTTTCTTTGGGGTTACTGTTCTTTTCTTTTAAGCACCTTCTCATAGTGTTACCGTTGCTCTCGGTAATGGGATCGAGTGATGAACTGCAATTATTTCTGGTAATGTTTGTTACTATGGCGTAGACGATGACTTCAGATTTGGCAGCTTTGGATGTGGGTGCCACAATAGTCTTTCTCTCCACAGCTGAATACTGCCCACAGCACGAATCTTGGATTGCAACATCCCTCAGCTTCTGAAGGACCGCATCCTTATCATGGCTGAAGTCATCCTTTGAGACCTGCAAGGTACCCAAGATGCCCATTTAGCTACTGAGACGTTGGGTGGGGctttcttattttattatttcatgTAAATATACAATTAGagatttcttcttttattatttgATGTAAACATACTATTAGAGATGGGAGGAACTAGAGGTTCCTTCTTGTTCTTTGCTGATGCACAGAATTTGGTGCATGTGGGTCTCATGGTTCGATGATCCAAATCTTTGATATAATGGTCCCACCATGGAAAGTGAATGCCTTTTTTCTTTAAATCAATTGATGCCTGGAAAATTTCCCAGATTGG is a genomic window containing:
- the LOC131255703 gene encoding NAD-dependent protein deacetylase SRT1-like isoform X3; protein product: MMIKKSRHLVAFTGAGISTSCGIPDFRGPKGVWTLQREGKGVPEASLPFDRAMPSSTHMALVALEKAGILKFVISQNVDGLHLRSGIPREKLAELHGNSFRELCPSCGVEYIRDFEIETIGMKETSRRCSNETCGAKLNDTVLDWEDALPPKEMNPAEKHCKMADVVLCLGTSLQITPACNLPLKSLSGGGKIVIVNLQPTPKDKKASLVIHGQVDKVIAGAMHSLNLQIPPFVRIDLIQLTLSHFLKRKIRYVKWTLRIASVHGNKALLRFLKSVEVSFPERPDLKTAVLEEQPFLLKRETLKTRPFKMVLNLYFGEGCGCLCTRIEWDVDFQVSKDDFSHDKDAVLQKLRDVAIQDSCCGQYSAVERKTIVAPTSKAAKSEVIVYAIVTNITRNNCSSSLDPITESNGNTMRRSMATRGGIGGTTTTRAVWNPSVDKLFANVVVDYMMDMKRSVSGFDSSGWNMIASEFNRRNGSTYNVNQLKKRFSSLKGIYKSVKGLLALSGFGWDESSKLVVAEPSVWDDHLQSHPSATQFRTTAFPAFEQMSIICGESGDIGSFAKSQRSISMNLDTGSTSSSPALSQPSPEVFGLSPEEVEMSPNIPTGVNDGFISQVEEGVRTPQSDRKRSLRSFHSVHNKRDRAWHVRSDISDSLCEVDTGPELMKEQRTSQPPAASAYSIANCVTELMKIEPLNPLARVIASRHFENANLREMFMVWGKEERVAWLEMITKEQ
- the LOC131255703 gene encoding NAD-dependent protein deacetylase SRT1-like isoform X2, encoding MSLGYAEKLSFREDVGAVGMSEIFDPPQILEKKIEELAMMIKKSRHLVAFTGAGISTSCGIPDFRGPKGVWTLQREGKGVPEASLPFDRAMPSSTHMALVALEKAGILKFVISQNVDGLHLRSGIPREKLAELHGNSFRELCPSCGVEYIRDFEIETIGMKETSRRCSNETCGAKLNDTVLDWEDALPPKEMNPAEKHCKMADVVLCLGTSLQITPACNLPLKSLSGGGKIVIVNLQVIAGAMHSLNLQIPPFVRIDLIQLTLSHFLKRKIRYVKWTLRIASVHGNKALLRFLKSVEVSFPERPDLKTAVLEEQPFLLKRETLKTRPFKMVLNLYFGEGCGCLCTRIEWDVDFQVSKDDFSHDKDAVLQKLRDVAIQDSCCGQYSAVERKTIVAPTSKAAKSEVIVYAIVTNITRNNCSSSLDPITESNGNTMRRSMATRGGIGGTTTTRAVWNPSVDKLFANVVVDYMMDMKRSVSGFDSSGWNMIASEFNRRNGSTYNVNQLKKRFSSLKGIYKSVKGLLALSGFGWDESSKLVVAEPSVWDDHLQSHPSATQFRTTAFPAFEQMSIICGESGDIGSFAKSQRSISMNLDTGSTSSSPALSQPSPEVFGLSPEEVEMSPNIPTGVNDGFISQVEEGVRTPQSDRKRSLRSFHSVHNKRDRAWHVRSDISDSLCEVDTGPELMKEQRTSQPPAASAYSIANCVTELMKIEPLNPLARVIASRHFENANLREMFMVWGKEERVAWLEMITKEQ
- the LOC131255703 gene encoding NAD-dependent protein deacetylase SRT1-like isoform X1, translating into MSLGYAEKLSFREDVGAVGMSEIFDPPQILEKKIEELAMMIKKSRHLVAFTGAGISTSCGIPDFRGPKGVWTLQREGKGVPEASLPFDRAMPSSTHMALVALEKAGILKFVISQNVDGLHLRSGIPREKLAELHGNSFRELCPSCGVEYIRDFEIETIGMKETSRRCSNETCGAKLNDTVLDWEDALPPKEMNPAEKHCKMADVVLCLGTSLQITPACNLPLKSLSGGGKIVIVNLQPTPKDKKASLVIHGQVDKVIAGAMHSLNLQIPPFVRIDLIQLTLSHFLKRKIRYVKWTLRIASVHGNKALLRFLKSVEVSFPERPDLKTAVLEEQPFLLKRETLKTRPFKMVLNLYFGEGCGCLCTRIEWDVDFQVSKDDFSHDKDAVLQKLRDVAIQDSCCGQYSAVERKTIVAPTSKAAKSEVIVYAIVTNITRNNCSSSLDPITESNGNTMRRSMATRGGIGGTTTTRAVWNPSVDKLFANVVVDYMMDMKRSVSGFDSSGWNMIASEFNRRNGSTYNVNQLKKRFSSLKGIYKSVKGLLALSGFGWDESSKLVVAEPSVWDDHLQSHPSATQFRTTAFPAFEQMSIICGESGDIGSFAKSQRSISMNLDTGSTSSSPALSQPSPEVFGLSPEEVEMSPNIPTGVNDGFISQVEEGVRTPQSDRKRSLRSFHSVHNKRDRAWHVRSDISDSLCEVDTGPELMKEQRTSQPPAASAYSIANCVTELMKIEPLNPLARVIASRHFENANLREMFMVWGKEERVAWLEMITKEQ